The sequence CCGAGTGCTCAGGGTCCAAGGACCGCCCCCTGGCCACAGCTGCCCAGAGTCGGAGGTGCCCTGGTGGGAAgccgaggaggagaaagaggaggacagATGTTTTGCAAGACCACAGGCTGAggtctctttctgtctccctgaCACCCCCTCCTGCCTGCTGGGCTCCCAGAATCGACCTCTGGAACCCGAAGTCCTGCATACTCTCCGTGGCCTGTTCCTGGAACACCATCCTGGGAGCACAGCTCTCCACCTGCTATTGGTAGACTGCCAGGTGGGTCCCTTACCAGGTTTCCCTCCCCGGGTAGGGCCTGAAGCCAGGGCATGACCCAACCCCACTTCACACCCATAGACTCACTCTGCTCCTTTAACGTCCCTGCTCTTACCCCTGCCCCCCATCGCCAGGCCACAGGCGTCCTGGGAGTGACCAAGGCTCAGCGGGGCGCCATGGGGGTCGCCTCTGGTCTGGAGCTGCTCACACTTCCCCACGGGCATCGCTTGAGGTTGGAATTGCTGGAGAGGTGAGCCAGCCACCTGAAATCCCCAGGGTCTTCAAACCTCCTCCCATTCCCGGTTCCCCAGGGAGGAGAGGAATGGGCAATGCCGCCGActctccctcctcacccccacaTCCCAaacctccccactgcccccagaCCCTTGCTTTCTGCCTCTACAGGCTCGAGACGCTGGCGTTGGCGGGGGCGCTGGCAGTGCTGGGCTGCGCAGGGCCGCTGGAAGAACGCGCGGCCGCCCTGAGGGGCCTGGTGGAGCTGGCCGTGGCGCTGCGGCCAGGGGCGGTGGGTGACCTGCCCGGACTGGCCGCGGTGATGGGCGCCTTGCTCATGCCCCAGGTGCGTGGGAAGCAAGGGAGGAGGCCGAAGTGCAAGTGATGGGGAAGAGTGGAAGGAAGGAGTGCTCAGGTCTCTTCCTCCAGGTGTCGCGTTTGGAACGCACGTGGCGCCACCTGCGAAGGAGCCACACGGAGGCTGCGCTGGCCTTTGAGCAGGAGCTGAAGCCGCTGATGAGATCGCTGAATGAGGGCGCCGGTGAGTGGCGGCTTTCGAGGAGTGATAACCCTAACCAGCCCTAAGCCCCGCCCGCCCGTGTCTTAGTCCCCGCCCCTGGGTGGCTCCTAGGCCACGCCCCCTGCTTAGGCCCGGCCCCTGACTCACATCCAGCATTGCGCTAGGCTCTGGCCTACCGGTCTCGCGCCGAACCCTTGCTTCTGTCTCGGGCTCCACCTTGGCGGTACGAGCCGCCTGCTCTTTCGGTCCTAGGCTCCGCCCCTTAATCGAGGCCCCCGCCCTCCGCGCCCTTGCCCCGCCCTCCACGCGAGACTCTGCCCTGGACCCAACCCCTGGGCGGGCCTGTTCTAGGCTCCGCCCCGGCTCCAGGCCCCACCCTTGTCCTCCTCCGGTCGGGGCTCCAGCCTCCGTGTCTGACTCAAACCCCACACGCTGCCCTGTCCTAGGGTGCCCTGGCCCCAGTATATGTTGCGTCCTCTTCACCCTAGGACCCGCACCCCGCCCCTAGCTCAGCCCAGACCCTTCCCCCAACAGGACCCAGCGAACCCGGCGAGGTGGCGCTGCCGCACGTGGCACCCGCGGCGCTCCTGCTGGAGGGTGAGGAACTCCCGGGGCCCTTGGACGAGAGCTGCGAGAGGCTGCTGAGCACCCTGCACCGGGCGCGTCAGACGGCCCGGGACGCGCCCAGATTCCGCGAGGCGGCGGCGCGGCGCCTGCGAGGTGAGCGCCTCCCCTTTGAGGGGTTGCCAGAGGATCCCCACTTTAGAAACAACCTGCATGCTCCAGCGCGGTAACCTCCAAACCCACCGGGCCAGAGACTAGACTCTTCTGATGCCTCCCAGAGTCCCACCCAAACTGGGCGGGCCCCGGTCCCAGGGGTGTTCCCACCTCCACGCATGCCACTGCTCCCTGCAGTGTTGATGGGCACAGCGCCCTCTGCCCCTCGGAGCCACGCCCACagggccccacccccactctcccacctgggaaggccctacCCCCAGAAGGTCTCAATTCCCCGCAGGAATGCGCAGCTCCCTCCGAAATGACTCAGACCATCACTCTGGCAGAATAGCGCCCCCACTGTACTCAGAACCACACTTCTGTCTTGGGGCAGCCCTGCCTCCGGAATCCCCCACCTGGGTTCCTTAAGACCCTTCTCCTTCTAACATGGCCCAACCGCCTCTTCCCAAGTTTGTTACGCAGGGTAGCCCAAATTCCACCCTCAAGGCAGCTCCATCTCCAGGTTCAAGCCCTAAAGCAGGGGATGCCCTGATGTGGCCCCTGGAACAGACTGGCCCCCATGCACCCTGGCAGAGCCCGCATCGACCAAGCCCGTCAGCcaccgaccccccccccccccgcccccccactccTGCAGACCTCTCCCCAGCTAACCCTGCCCGGTTGTTCAGATAATCTGGGGCAGTCACTCCTGGGCCAAAGTCCAGAGGGAACCAGGCAGATGTGGGAGGAGCAAGGCAGgtgcctgggccccacccccagctcaccTGGCCTCGCCCCCAGGATTCCGGCCCAACCCAGAGCTGACAGAGGCCCTGACCACTGGCTTCTTGAGGAGGTTGCTCTGGGGGAGCCGAGGGGCTGGGGCACCATGGGCCACACGACTCGAGAAGTTCCAACGCGTCCTCAGCGTCCTCTCGCAGCGCCTGGAGCCTGACCCTTGAAAGCACAAACCCTCTTCTCACGCTGGGATACCGAAGCATCTGGGGACCCCTGATGGAGACCAAGGAAGCCGCCCGTTTCTTCACCCAGCCAAATGCAGTGGGGACCTGCACCGTGCCCCACAGAAGGAGCGGACTGGTTTGCAAGCACCCACCTTGCACCCTAAAAAGGCATGTGGATCCTGGGAGTGGGCAGCTCCTCCCTTACACTAGAAGACCCAGATGTCTGGAGGCTctgcacaccccaccccacccctacccctcaAGTGATGAACGTATGTCTCTTAATGTTAAAGATAACTTGAAGATCTGTCTGTAAGAGGCCAGAGTTCAAGTGTTTTAAAAGCTGTGTGACTTTTATCAgatcacttgacctctctgtgcccagTTTCAATATAAAAGTGAGACTGTACTTTCTAAGGGTTATCACAGTGATGAAAACTCAATGTTTGAATGAGCTCCTAGGTGgagaatgcctggcacacagtaggtgctcagcagATGTGAGCTGCAGGAAACACCAAAGGGGTGACATCCAGCACCCTCCTCCCTACCGGAGTCACAGACAAACACTCGACTCCTAGCAAGGGGCAGAGTTTATCCAAGGTGTACCCAGGTTCATTGCCACTTCCTCATTCCCCGTGTGGCCCTTAAGGAGGGTGGTGTTTGAATATCCAGCCCCAGTATCCAAACCTCCTAGTAAGCCACAGACTCCAAgagtttttcatcattttttatataaaacaaaatgaccCTAGCCGAGCGGCAGGAAGAAAAAAGATTCGAAACATGAGTATGTACATCAATGGTAGAAGGCACAGCGGGTCCATCTGGGGAGAggagtgagggggtgggggtggggggcagcaggTTACACAGGTCTCAGCCAAAGCCACGGGGGCAGAAATAAAGTGCGTAGGTCCTGGGGCCCCCCGTGGCCCAGAAGCAGCAGCCAACAGCCCCCCTCTTCCTGCTTCCAGCAGGGTTCAGTTGAGCATGACGCGGAGGTAAGAGGTGGGCACATAGCCCTCACCTCCCTGTTTCCGCCTGACCCGGGTCCACCCGTCGCCTTTGTCTTCTTCCATGAGACTGAGGTCCTCGCCCTCAGCCATGGAGATGGTGCCCTCGCTGGACCCTGTCACAGAGTGGCAGTGGGCTCAGGTCTGCTGGAGGCGGATCTCAACAGAGTCTAGCCCCAAATgccaccctcccctgcccccatcccccaccaAAGTCACCAATGTACCACTCAGGCTGTCCATACCTTCAAAGTGGTAGATGGCCACACAGTGACCAATGGGGGAGGCGGGCTCCTCCTCAAATTCCTCATCAAACTCTGTGTAGATGGGGGCGTCCTGACCCTCCTCAGAGGGGGGCTCTTCAGAGCTGGTTGAAGAAGGTAAAGCAGTGAGAACAGGTACCCCTTACCAGGGTCCCGGCTCTGGGGACAGACCCACCCTAGCCTCCCTGCTCACCTCTCCTTGTTCTCTTGCGATccattgttgctgttgctgctgctgtccgGTGGCGCGCTGGCTGGGGGGTCTGGAGGCCGGGTGTGCCGGCCCAGGGTGTCTCCCCGGTTGCTTAGGACTCGGCTCTCAGCTTCTGCCAGCCAAGCCTGAAAGGAGGGGACCGCACACTCAGCTCCAGGGCCAGGCTCTGGGGTCAGCCCACTCTGGGCCTGGAGGTTTCCTGAGATCACCCATGTACACCAGAGGCAGTGATGAGAAACAGCTGGAGCCCCCACCACCtacacctccctgtccctcactct is a genomic window of Ovis canadensis isolate MfBH-ARS-UI-01 breed Bighorn chromosome 5, ARS-UI_OviCan_v2, whole genome shotgun sequence containing:
- the SH2D3A gene encoding SH2 domain-containing protein 3A isoform X1, translated to MQVPQDGEDFVGQPWYHGPLSRQKAEDLLQQDGDFLVRASKSRGGHPVISCRWRGSALHFEVLRVALRPRPGRPTALFQLEDERFPSLPALVRSYVIGQRPLSQATGAVASRPVPRQGLIRRSFSEDTLPDGLARTEPLRDRKRSDSQPAGLERMWRLPEDPPGPGASTVPASGLPRTGSDPVILKTPVPLGSVADSLRASDGQLHAKAPTKPPRTPSLLLSDASGRPPTYCELVPRVLRVQGPPPGHSCPESEVPWWEAEEEKEEDRCFARPQAEVSFCLPDTPSCLLGSQNRPLEPEVLHTLRGLFLEHHPGSTALHLLLVDCQATGVLGVTKAQRGAMGVASGLELLTLPHGHRLRLELLERLETLALAGALAVLGCAGPLEERAAALRGLVELAVALRPGAVGDLPGLAAVMGALLMPQVSRLERTWRHLRRSHTEAALAFEQELKPLMRSLNEGAGPSEPGEVALPHVAPAALLLEGEELPGPLDESCERLLSTLHRARQTARDAPRFREAAARRLRGFRPNPELTEALTTGFLRRLLWGSRGAGAPWATRLEKFQRVLSVLSQRLEPDP
- the SH2D3A gene encoding SH2 domain-containing protein 3A isoform X2; its protein translation is MERTLWANPGTTAPCPARDRKRSDSQPAGLERMWRLPEDPPGPGASTVPASGLPRTGSDPVILKTPVPLGSVADSLRASDGQLHAKAPTKPPRTPSLLLSDASGRPPTYCELVPRVLRVQGPPPGHSCPESEVPWWEAEEEKEEDRCFARPQAEVSFCLPDTPSCLLGSQNRPLEPEVLHTLRGLFLEHHPGSTALHLLLVDCQATGVLGVTKAQRGAMGVASGLELLTLPHGHRLRLELLERLETLALAGALAVLGCAGPLEERAAALRGLVELAVALRPGAVGDLPGLAAVMGALLMPQVSRLERTWRHLRRSHTEAALAFEQELKPLMRSLNEGAGPSEPGEVALPHVAPAALLLEGEELPGPLDESCERLLSTLHRARQTARDAPRFREAAARRLRGFRPNPELTEALTTGFLRRLLWGSRGAGAPWATRLEKFQRVLSVLSQRLEPDP